A single window of Zea mays cultivar B73 chromosome 10, Zm-B73-REFERENCE-NAM-5.0, whole genome shotgun sequence DNA harbors:
- the LOC103642716 gene encoding serine carboxypeptidase-like 51, producing MDMICCTFHLLFLWGEQSDDVFDALAGDFMKPRIQEVDQLLKLGVNVTVYSGQVDLIWATKGTMDWVQKLKLDGLNSFMSSPRTPIYCNKEGQSDTQAFVKSYKNLNFYWILEAGHMVPLDNPCPALKMLADITRSPAE from the exons ATGGACATGATTTGTTGCACTTTCCATTTGCTGTTTCT GTGGGGCGAGCAGTCAGACGACGTGTTCGATGCTCTGGCTGGAGACTTCATGAAGCCCAGGATACAGGAGGTGGACCAGCTCCTCAAGCTCGGCGTCAATGTCACCGTCTACAGCGGACAG gtCGACCTCATCTGGGCGACCAAAGGCACCATGGACTGGGTTCAGAAGCTCAA GTTGGACGGCCTCAACAGTTTCATGAGCTCTCCCAGAACGCCCATCTACTGCAACAAGGAGGGGCAGTCCGACACCCAGGCCTTCGTCAAGTCCTACAAGAACCTCAACTTCTATTGGATACTCGAAGCCGGACACATG GTACCTCTGGACAACCCTTGCCCTGCGCTCAAGATGCTGGCTGACATTACGCGATCTCCTGCCGAGTAG